A genomic region of Leptolyngbya sp. FACHB-261 contains the following coding sequences:
- a CDS encoding ADP-ribosylglycohydrolase family protein has product MKSSLRNRFRGAFCGALVGEAYGVLAEYQQPLSPRRTVSSSQREIVLQSQQLAQIYAASLIRKGDVDPQDLGEQLVHWRQSAPSLSGNVPRPGEPAIAETLLDEATTAAISRLRAGIPWHQASGTGTTARALPGLARIVPVALFFHENLAVLREKVYQTVVLTHNTLDAWYGALAIAHAIAIALRNELEPERLLPRTLEYLQDEAAPLSARLQDAQALLEAGADLETARLRLPLHQDPAAIIALAFYCFLSTPDDFSLSIRRAVRCGNPASILASLCGGLSGAYNGWTDVPVSWRLRYATEPVALADQLLATWAGAYTVLPVQEAVPLPMAPVAAPGILRPRFKAT; this is encoded by the coding sequence ATGAAATCTTCCCTGCGCAACCGCTTCCGTGGCGCCTTTTGCGGAGCTTTGGTTGGCGAAGCCTATGGGGTTCTGGCCGAATATCAGCAACCTTTGAGCCCGAGACGTACTGTCTCTAGCTCGCAGCGGGAGATCGTGCTGCAAAGTCAGCAACTGGCGCAGATTTACGCTGCGAGTTTGATCCGCAAGGGCGACGTAGATCCACAAGATTTAGGTGAGCAACTGGTGCATTGGCGTCAAAGTGCGCCGAGTCTGAGTGGAAATGTACCCCGCCCTGGGGAACCAGCGATTGCCGAGACCTTGCTGGATGAAGCGACCACAGCAGCGATTAGCCGTTTGAGGGCGGGGATTCCCTGGCATCAGGCTAGTGGGACAGGTACCACGGCTCGCGCCCTACCAGGGCTGGCGCGGATCGTGCCGGTCGCCCTGTTTTTTCACGAAAACCTGGCTGTGCTGCGCGAGAAGGTCTACCAGACAGTTGTGCTGACTCACAACACGCTGGATGCTTGGTATGGCGCTTTGGCCATTGCCCACGCAATTGCGATTGCGCTTCGCAACGAGCTAGAACCCGAACGGTTGCTGCCTCGGACGCTGGAGTATCTGCAAGACGAGGCGGCCCCACTGAGTGCACGCTTACAAGATGCTCAAGCTCTACTGGAAGCGGGCGCAGATCTAGAAACGGCTCGTTTGCGGCTTCCCCTGCATCAGGATCCGGCAGCGATCATTGCCCTGGCCTTCTACTGCTTCTTGAGCACGCCAGACGATTTCTCTCTATCAATCCGACGAGCTGTGCGCTGCGGCAATCCGGCGTCAATTCTGGCTAGCCTGTGCGGTGGCCTTTCTGGTGCCTATAACGGTTGGACCGATGTGCCTGTGTCTTGGCGGCTGCGCTACGCTACTGAGCCGGTGGCCTTGGCGGACCAGTTACTAGCGACTTGGGCAGGCGCTTATACCGTTCTCCCTGTGCAGGAGGCTGTGCCCTTGCCGATGGCTCCCGTAGCAGCTCCGGGTATCCTGCGTCCCCGTTTCAAGGCGACCTGA
- a CDS encoding ABC transporter ATP-binding protein, which produces MHSLQRVLSSLKAYWLIVFGAALSLLLLTAANAITPQLFRWGIDQGIARQDLQIVLYCSAAMVLVALGRGLFNFGQSFWAEQASQSVAYDLRNGIFKKIQNLSFSYHDQAQTSQLLTRITSDVELIRTFIGTSLIQVVGSVVTLVSTAVILLVMNWQLALITLVMVPLAAVILVRFLSQNQTIFGLAQERLGDLNAVLQENLVGVRVVKAFAREATETVRYSQLNNELIRVNMQAISAIRNTFPLIFLLSNLITLAVVGYGGAEVIRGRFTIGELVAFNSYLLLILQPILLVGFAAPVIAQAAASADRVYEVVDATIEIGNRPDAVPFEHCAGRITFENVHFRYPGSTTEALKGISFETKSKELIAILGMTGSGKSTIMNLIPRFYDVTAGAVRIDGRDVRDLTLESLRAHIGIVFQETTLFSGSLRDNIAYAKSQASLEEVIEAAKTAQIHEFITSLPEGYETLVGERGVGLSGGQKQRIAIARTLLTDYRILILDDSTSAVDAQTAAQIQTALDNLMRHKTCTALVIAQRISTVRHADRILLMDQGRLVAQGTHDELMRTSPLYGLILESQVKQPATA; this is translated from the coding sequence ATGCATTCACTCCAACGCGTTCTGAGTAGCCTGAAGGCTTACTGGCTAATTGTGTTCGGTGCAGCTCTAAGTTTGCTGCTGTTGACAGCAGCGAACGCGATTACGCCCCAGCTTTTTCGTTGGGGGATTGACCAAGGTATTGCTCGGCAGGATCTACAAATCGTTCTCTACTGCTCCGCCGCGATGGTTCTGGTCGCTCTAGGAAGAGGACTATTCAATTTTGGCCAAAGTTTTTGGGCAGAGCAAGCGTCCCAGAGTGTTGCTTACGATCTGCGCAACGGCATTTTCAAAAAAATTCAAAATCTCAGCTTCAGTTATCACGATCAGGCTCAAACCTCACAACTTCTCACCCGAATTACCAGTGACGTTGAGCTGATTCGCACCTTCATTGGCACCAGCTTGATTCAAGTTGTCGGCTCTGTGGTTACTTTGGTGAGCACTGCGGTTATTCTGCTGGTGATGAACTGGCAGTTGGCCCTAATCACGTTGGTGATGGTACCCCTAGCAGCGGTCATTCTAGTTCGATTTCTCAGTCAGAATCAAACCATTTTCGGACTCGCTCAAGAGCGCTTGGGTGATCTCAACGCAGTCTTGCAAGAAAACTTGGTCGGTGTGCGCGTTGTTAAGGCATTTGCTCGCGAAGCGACTGAAACGGTACGCTACAGCCAACTCAATAATGAGTTGATCAGGGTAAACATGCAGGCCATTAGCGCGATTCGCAACACGTTTCCACTGATTTTTCTGCTTAGCAATCTCATTACCCTGGCAGTCGTAGGCTATGGGGGAGCCGAGGTAATTAGGGGCCGATTTACAATTGGCGAGCTAGTTGCCTTCAATTCCTATTTATTACTGATTTTACAGCCAATTCTATTAGTAGGATTTGCCGCTCCTGTAATTGCTCAAGCAGCCGCTTCTGCCGATCGTGTCTACGAAGTTGTTGATGCCACAATTGAGATTGGTAATCGACCCGATGCAGTTCCTTTCGAACATTGTGCAGGTCGTATTACCTTCGAGAATGTGCATTTTCGCTATCCCGGTTCAACTACTGAAGCACTCAAAGGCATCTCATTTGAGACCAAATCCAAAGAGCTGATTGCCATCCTGGGCATGACAGGCTCAGGCAAAAGTACGATCATGAACCTGATTCCCCGCTTCTACGATGTCACAGCGGGAGCCGTACGTATTGACGGTCGGGATGTACGTGATTTGACTTTGGAAAGCCTGCGCGCTCACATCGGCATTGTGTTTCAAGAGACGACTCTCTTCTCTGGTAGCCTGCGCGACAACATTGCCTATGCTAAATCACAGGCTAGTCTGGAAGAGGTTATTGAAGCTGCTAAAACTGCGCAAATTCATGAATTCATTACCAGTTTGCCAGAAGGCTACGAGACACTGGTAGGTGAGCGAGGAGTCGGTCTTTCCGGTGGACAAAAGCAGCGCATTGCTATCGCCCGCACGTTGCTGACTGACTACCGCATCTTAATTTTGGACGATAGTACTTCTGCAGTTGATGCCCAAACTGCCGCTCAGATTCAAACAGCCCTTGACAATTTGATGCGTCACAAAACCTGTACTGCCCTTGTGATTGCTCAACGCATTAGCACGGTGCGGCATGCCGATCGAATTTTGCTGATGGACCAAGGTCGGTTAGTAGCGCAAGGAACCCATGATGAATTGATGCGAACTAGCCCACTCTACGGCTTGATTCTGGAATCCCAGGTCAAGCAACCAGCCACTGCTTGA
- a CDS encoding homocysteine biosynthesis protein — protein sequence MATIAEINEKIQQRKARVLTVEELKARVAEVGTAQTAREVDVITTGTFEPMESSGAILNLGQTDPPIKIRSCWLDGVLAYTGFGAVDLYLGAAQEAEAEEGSPRRGGGHVIADLIAGKSVNLRAIAQPTDCYPRGSFETTINRDTINQFYLFNPRNLYQNFIVGVNGGDRPLYTYLGPLQPRLGNAVYANPGALSPLLNDPDLRAVGVGSRIFLGGGIGYIAWEGTQHFPLQKRLPNRTPIGPAATVALIGDARQMSSEWVRGCYFRGYGPSLMLGVGLPLPVLDETVVAQAAVQDQDLVAPVMDFSIPRRVRPTFGLVSYAQLKSGRITIDGRAVRTAPLASIPLSRAVAETLKSWIEAGEFLLSEPIAPLPTDRVFIPQDSRGADLRLE from the coding sequence ATGGCAACAATTGCAGAAATTAACGAAAAAATTCAACAGCGCAAGGCCCGAGTGCTGACGGTCGAAGAACTGAAAGCACGGGTGGCGGAGGTGGGAACTGCGCAGACCGCGCGTGAAGTCGATGTAATCACCACAGGCACCTTCGAGCCGATGGAGTCCTCCGGCGCTATTCTGAACCTCGGCCAAACGGACCCCCCGATCAAAATCCGTAGTTGTTGGCTGGATGGCGTTTTAGCCTACACAGGCTTCGGGGCAGTGGATTTGTACTTAGGGGCCGCTCAGGAAGCCGAGGCGGAGGAAGGCAGCCCCCGTCGCGGCGGTGGACATGTCATTGCGGACTTGATTGCAGGTAAATCGGTTAACCTACGCGCCATTGCTCAGCCCACAGATTGCTATCCCCGTGGCAGTTTTGAGACCACCATCAACCGCGACACGATCAACCAGTTTTATCTGTTTAACCCACGCAATCTGTACCAAAACTTTATTGTGGGCGTGAATGGAGGTGATCGCCCGCTCTACACCTATCTGGGGCCACTGCAACCTCGTTTAGGCAATGCTGTCTACGCCAATCCTGGTGCTTTGTCGCCGCTGCTCAATGATCCAGATCTGCGTGCAGTGGGTGTAGGCAGTCGCATCTTTTTAGGAGGTGGCATCGGCTACATCGCCTGGGAAGGAACTCAACATTTCCCGCTCCAGAAGCGGTTGCCTAACCGCACACCAATCGGGCCTGCTGCAACTGTGGCGCTAATTGGTGACGCGCGCCAAATGAGTAGCGAGTGGGTTCGGGGTTGCTATTTTCGAGGCTATGGCCCTTCGCTGATGCTAGGCGTAGGACTACCGTTGCCCGTGCTCGATGAAACGGTCGTTGCTCAAGCAGCGGTCCAGGATCAAGACCTGGTTGCTCCCGTAATGGACTTCTCAATTCCCAGACGAGTTCGGCCTACCTTCGGCCTGGTTAGCTATGCTCAACTCAAGTCTGGAAGAATTACGATTGATGGTCGCGCCGTACGCACCGCTCCCCTGGCTAGCATCCCACTCTCCCGAGCTGTAGCTGAAACGCTCAAAAGCTGGATCGAAGCTGGGGAATTTCTACTGAGCGAACCCATCGCACCCTTACCCACAGATCGAGTCTTCATTCCACAAGACTCACGGGGAGCTGATCTGCGTTTGGAGTAG
- a CDS encoding site-2 protease family protein: MASASSFQVGSLLGIPLRVDYSWFAILGLLTFSYGIEFSGRYPGWGPALAWGTGLVAALMLFASVLLHELGHSLVARSQGLGVDSITLFLFGGIASIDKESPNPAAAFWVAAAGPCVSIGLGLFGWVLGQQLPTGTPAWEVIDNLWHINLVLALFNLIPGLPLDGGQILKAAVWQLTGNRFTGIRWAARTGKLLGLAAIALGVAGSLFGSLSGGLWIAFIGWFIFNNASAYSRLSEVQQSLSQITASESMSREFRVLDANLSLRRFADEYLLGNRPMPIYFITADGRYKGFVTANDLQPVERSLWDSETLRYILHPMSELITIAPIAPLCAVIDTLETQGLPYLVVLAPTGAVEGLIDRGDVVRILSQKLNWSFSEADIHRIKEEGSFPANLRLQELSKGL; the protein is encoded by the coding sequence ATGGCGTCTGCAAGTTCTTTTCAGGTTGGCTCCCTCCTTGGCATTCCCCTTAGGGTTGACTACTCCTGGTTTGCCATCCTGGGCTTGCTGACATTCTCCTATGGCATCGAATTTTCCGGTCGCTACCCAGGCTGGGGTCCTGCCCTGGCTTGGGGCACTGGTTTGGTTGCTGCTTTGATGCTGTTTGCCTCGGTGCTACTGCACGAGCTGGGCCATAGTTTGGTCGCCCGCTCTCAGGGATTAGGCGTCGACTCGATCACCCTGTTTTTGTTTGGCGGCATCGCTTCAATTGACAAAGAATCGCCCAATCCCGCAGCTGCTTTTTGGGTAGCGGCAGCAGGTCCTTGCGTGAGTATTGGCTTAGGCTTGTTCGGTTGGGTTCTCGGTCAACAACTGCCAACGGGCACTCCGGCCTGGGAAGTTATTGATAATCTCTGGCATATCAATCTAGTCTTAGCTCTGTTTAATCTGATTCCAGGTTTGCCCTTAGATGGGGGGCAGATTCTCAAAGCTGCTGTTTGGCAACTCACAGGCAATCGCTTCACTGGCATTCGTTGGGCAGCTCGAACTGGCAAATTATTAGGCCTAGCTGCCATTGCTCTAGGTGTTGCTGGCAGCTTATTTGGTTCTCTCAGTGGTGGGCTGTGGATTGCCTTCATTGGCTGGTTTATCTTCAACAACGCCAGTGCCTATAGTCGGCTCAGTGAAGTTCAGCAGAGTCTGAGCCAAATCACAGCTTCAGAGAGCATGAGCCGCGAGTTTCGCGTTCTCGACGCAAATCTGAGTCTGCGCCGCTTTGCTGACGAGTATCTGCTCGGCAATCGGCCAATGCCTATCTATTTCATCACTGCAGACGGGCGCTACAAAGGCTTTGTGACTGCCAATGATCTGCAACCGGTTGAGCGGAGTCTGTGGGACAGCGAAACCTTAAGGTACATTCTGCACCCGATGAGCGAGCTGATAACGATTGCTCCTATAGCACCACTCTGTGCAGTGATCGACACACTTGAAACCCAAGGCTTACCCTATCTGGTTGTGCTTGCCCCCACCGGGGCCGTTGAGGGGCTGATCGATCGGGGCGATGTTGTTAGAATTCTGTCGCAGAAGCTTAATTGGTCTTTCTCTGAAGCTGATATTCACCGCATTAAAGAAGAGGGTAGCTTTCCTGCAAATCTGAGGCTCCAAGAGCTGAGTAAGGGCCTCTAA
- a CDS encoding ChaN family lipoprotein, with amino-acid sequence MRWLLTLLLCSGLWLPSLVAMAEPLRLPERQGQSAEQVITDLAKAQVVYLGETHDSVEDHRAQLEILEQLYQRQPRLAIGLEMFQRPFQPQLDRYRRGEITLEQLRQLSEYDQRWGFDWQLIVPILEFARQHNLPLIALNAPIELTRMVARQGLAAVSPELRGQLPREIQVDRDGPYRAWLQRSFEAHAPNTRRSAAFTNFLTAQILWDETMAETVADTVRAQPQGLVVVLAGSSHIAYGFGIPSRVARRLPDVRQRSVLLSVGAVPDLPQPVSQSVADYLWRP; translated from the coding sequence ATGCGCTGGCTGTTGACTCTTCTGCTTTGCAGTGGCTTGTGGCTCCCCAGCTTGGTAGCGATGGCTGAGCCTTTGAGGTTGCCCGAGCGACAGGGCCAGAGTGCTGAGCAAGTGATCACAGATCTGGCTAAGGCCCAAGTGGTTTATCTGGGTGAAACCCATGACAGCGTCGAAGACCACCGGGCGCAGCTAGAAATTCTGGAGCAACTGTACCAGCGTCAGCCTCGGTTGGCGATTGGCCTAGAGATGTTTCAGCGTCCGTTTCAGCCGCAGCTTGATCGCTACCGACGGGGAGAAATCACGCTAGAGCAACTGCGGCAGCTGAGCGAATACGACCAGCGCTGGGGCTTCGATTGGCAGCTGATTGTGCCGATTCTGGAGTTTGCACGTCAGCATAACCTGCCCCTGATTGCGCTCAACGCGCCTATAGAACTGACCCGGATGGTAGCTCGACAGGGCTTGGCAGCAGTTTCTCCCGAGTTGCGGGGTCAGCTACCGCGTGAAATCCAGGTGGACAGGGATGGCCCCTATCGAGCCTGGCTGCAAAGGAGCTTTGAGGCGCACGCACCCAATACCCGTCGGAGTGCAGCGTTCACCAACTTTCTCACAGCTCAAATTTTGTGGGATGAGACGATGGCTGAGACAGTTGCAGACACCGTGCGGGCACAGCCCCAAGGTCTGGTAGTGGTGCTGGCTGGTAGCAGCCACATTGCCTATGGGTTTGGCATTCCCTCACGGGTGGCTCGGCGTCTGCCTGATGTGCGGCAGCGTAGCGTTTTGCTCAGTGTTGGGGCGGTACCGGATTTGCCCCAGCCTGTGTCTCAATCGGTGGCTGATTATCTCTGGCGACCTTGA
- a CDS encoding PAS domain-containing sensor histidine kinase, which produces MLHILLLAANIFIATSYFIIAFLIFRGLIRGHQHLLNNPLVLATSAIFLTCGFGHTGHVLMSAEAGHQAPSTLLKLQVGIDIVTAMVGITYLTLRRHYSLLIDGPLILAQTRSQLAEANLKLGKVNTNLETLVAERTAELLQINGRLEGEILERQQVERALREKQELLRLVLDNIPQQIFWKDTNSVYLGCNKTWAQAVGIGSVEEVIGKTDFELSHVLKPNESSYKQDWRVIDTDTAELHVIEQKTKADGKQDWHDVSRVPIHDSSGAVVGILCTMEDITERKQAEEALRKSMATNRALLDAMPDSMFRISKDGVFVNFKAAKDSEFPLPPCEFLGKHICEVFPVAVGKPAMQCIEQALLTQEIQIFEYRLVNKGLREYEARIVVSAEDEVIAIVRDITERKRAENKLVKTLEKERELSKLKSDFVTMTSHEFRTPLSIILCSAELLEHYSHKWTEQRKLEHFHRIQAVVKYITQLLDGVLVIGQAEAGKLEFKPVSIDLVKFCRSLVEEVQLSIAIKHKLTFTSQIQTMKALVDEKLLRHILSNLLSNSVKYSAEGSEVKLELTYDNSSAVFEIRDSGIGIPLVDQKRLFESFHRASNVGTISGTGLGLAIVKRSVDLHGGQITFNSKVGVGTKFTVMIPLK; this is translated from the coding sequence ATGCTACACATTCTTCTTCTCGCTGCTAACATCTTCATTGCGACTTCTTATTTTATAATCGCATTTCTGATTTTTCGAGGCCTCATTCGCGGGCACCAACATCTCTTGAATAATCCACTGGTGCTAGCGACATCAGCGATCTTCTTGACCTGTGGTTTTGGTCACACCGGTCATGTCTTGATGAGTGCAGAAGCTGGTCATCAAGCCCCATCAACTCTGCTTAAACTACAAGTTGGTATTGATATTGTAACTGCAATGGTTGGCATTACTTATCTCACCCTACGTCGGCATTATTCTCTTTTGATCGATGGGCCATTAATATTAGCGCAAACCCGGAGTCAATTAGCTGAGGCAAATTTAAAATTAGGTAAAGTCAATACGAATTTAGAGACTTTAGTTGCTGAGCGTACTGCTGAATTGTTGCAAATCAATGGGAGATTGGAAGGCGAGATTCTAGAACGGCAGCAAGTTGAGAGGGCTTTGAGAGAAAAGCAAGAACTTCTACGTTTAGTGCTAGACAACATTCCTCAGCAGATCTTTTGGAAAGATACTAACTCAGTCTATTTAGGTTGCAATAAAACCTGGGCACAGGCGGTAGGAATCGGTAGTGTAGAAGAGGTAATCGGCAAAACAGACTTTGAACTATCTCACGTATTAAAACCAAATGAATCTAGTTACAAGCAAGATTGGCGTGTCATTGATACAGATACAGCTGAATTGCATGTAATTGAGCAAAAAACCAAGGCTGACGGAAAGCAGGACTGGCATGACGTTAGCAGAGTTCCTATTCATGATTCTTCTGGTGCAGTGGTCGGTATATTATGCACCATGGAGGATATTACGGAACGCAAACAAGCTGAAGAAGCATTGCGCAAAAGCATGGCAACTAATCGAGCCTTGCTTGATGCTATGCCAGACTCTATGTTCCGCATCAGTAAAGACGGTGTGTTTGTAAATTTTAAGGCTGCTAAGGATAGTGAATTTCCGTTACCTCCTTGCGAGTTTTTAGGTAAGCACATCTGTGAGGTTTTTCCTGTAGCTGTTGGGAAGCCAGCGATGCAGTGTATCGAACAGGCCTTACTGACTCAGGAAATTCAAATCTTTGAGTACAGGCTTGTAAATAAGGGGCTACGTGAGTACGAAGCTCGAATTGTGGTTAGTGCAGAGGATGAAGTCATCGCCATTGTGCGAGATATCACCGAACGCAAGCGTGCGGAGAATAAACTCGTTAAAACCTTGGAAAAGGAGAGGGAGCTTAGCAAACTTAAATCTGATTTTGTGACAATGACCTCTCATGAGTTTCGTACTCCACTGAGCATCATTTTGTGCTCAGCCGAGTTGCTAGAGCACTACAGCCACAAATGGACTGAGCAGAGAAAATTAGAGCATTTTCATCGTATTCAAGCAGTTGTTAAGTATATCACTCAGCTTCTAGACGGTGTACTGGTTATCGGTCAGGCGGAGGCGGGCAAGCTGGAGTTTAAGCCGGTTTCAATAGATCTAGTGAAGTTCTGTCGTAGCCTAGTTGAGGAAGTTCAGCTAAGTATCGCCATCAAGCATAAGCTCACCTTTACAAGCCAGATTCAAACGATGAAGGCCTTGGTCGATGAAAAATTGCTGAGGCATATCCTCAGCAATCTACTCTCCAATTCAGTTAAATATTCTGCTGAAGGTAGTGAAGTTAAACTTGAACTGACTTATGACAATAGCAGCGCAGTTTTCGAGATTCGAGACTCCGGTATTGGCATTCCTTTGGTGGATCAAAAACGTCTG
- a CDS encoding ABC transporter ATP-binding protein, whose product MRSPGPILAADQKATQQISTLLRLLQYLRPYRSQVVTALLLVATGASTQAIGPFLVGWSVDNLISAGNLPGLLAMLVLLTAIYVGGVVAIRAQIYRVGWIVQHMLAQLRQDIFAKVQSLPLSFFDRSEAGDLMSRLINDVSVINQAFGQTIAQMLGNFFSLIGIVLAMLLINLRLGLVSNLIVPLMIGTTGLFARWARARFRVTRKTIGNLSTKLEEDIGSVREAQAFNRVQLNIQEFSTLNAANRDANVQAVAITAAFLPSIDFLNTLATAAVLAYGGYLTVSGDATVGTVTAFLLYVQQFFRPIQILSQFYTQAQSALAGAERIFKLLDEPSQLRDAADAFEMPPIQGEVRFNQVDFSYSSEQFVLQDINLHAKPGQMIALVGPTGAGKSTLINLILRFYDVSAGSLTIDGVDVRKVTQTSLRRQMGLVLQDNLLFSGSVAENIAFGRPEISQAEIEAAAQVANVHEFITQLPQGYATRLGERGANLSQGQRQLISIARAVLVDPRILILDEATSSIDTRTEALVQAALSRLLAGRTSFVIAHRLSTVTQADQVLVIQQGQIVERGTHAELIVQQGIYANLYALQLNAGPVAVAEPNPSRG is encoded by the coding sequence ATGAGGAGCCCCGGACCTATTCTTGCCGCGGATCAAAAGGCTACACAGCAAATTTCAACCTTACTACGCCTGTTGCAATACCTCCGTCCCTATCGCTCACAGGTCGTGACAGCACTGCTTCTGGTTGCGACCGGTGCCTCTACTCAAGCAATTGGACCATTTCTAGTGGGTTGGTCTGTAGATAATCTGATCAGCGCCGGTAACTTGCCAGGGCTGCTGGCTATGTTGGTGCTACTGACCGCAATTTACGTTGGGGGAGTTGTCGCAATCCGGGCACAGATTTATCGAGTGGGCTGGATTGTGCAGCATATGCTAGCCCAATTGCGTCAGGATATTTTTGCCAAAGTCCAGAGTTTACCCCTCAGCTTCTTTGACCGCAGCGAAGCGGGTGATTTAATGAGCCGCTTGATCAATGACGTGAGCGTCATTAACCAAGCCTTTGGTCAAACTATTGCTCAAATGCTGGGTAACTTCTTCAGTCTGATTGGTATTGTCCTGGCAATGCTGTTGATCAACTTACGTTTGGGTTTGGTCAGCAACTTGATCGTTCCCTTGATGATTGGCACGACCGGTCTATTTGCCCGTTGGGCGAGAGCTAGATTTCGGGTCACTCGTAAGACCATTGGCAATCTGTCTACCAAGCTGGAAGAAGACATTGGCAGCGTGCGCGAAGCTCAAGCCTTTAACCGGGTACAACTCAATATTCAGGAATTCAGTACCCTCAATGCGGCTAATCGCGATGCCAATGTGCAAGCGGTCGCGATTACCGCAGCTTTCTTACCTTCGATTGACTTTCTCAATACCCTGGCAACAGCTGCTGTACTAGCCTATGGCGGCTATCTAACGGTGAGCGGCGATGCAACTGTTGGCACCGTCACGGCTTTTCTACTCTACGTTCAGCAGTTTTTTCGCCCAATCCAGATTTTGAGTCAGTTCTATACCCAAGCCCAATCAGCTTTGGCAGGCGCTGAGCGCATTTTCAAACTACTGGATGAACCATCTCAATTAAGAGATGCAGCGGACGCTTTTGAGATGCCACCGATTCAAGGAGAGGTTCGCTTTAACCAAGTTGATTTCAGCTACAGTTCAGAGCAGTTCGTGCTTCAAGATATCAACCTGCATGCCAAGCCGGGTCAGATGATCGCCTTAGTCGGTCCTACAGGCGCAGGCAAAAGCACCCTGATTAACTTAATTCTGCGCTTCTACGATGTGTCGGCTGGTTCGCTCACCATCGACGGGGTTGACGTGCGCAAGGTGACTCAAACCAGTCTGCGCCGTCAAATGGGACTGGTGCTCCAAGACAATCTGCTGTTCAGCGGCAGTGTGGCTGAGAATATTGCCTTTGGCCGTCCTGAAATCAGCCAGGCTGAAATTGAAGCTGCGGCTCAAGTCGCCAACGTCCACGAGTTCATCACGCAGTTACCTCAAGGCTATGCCACACGCTTGGGAGAGCGAGGTGCAAACCTCAGCCAGGGCCAACGCCAACTGATTAGCATCGCCCGTGCCGTGCTGGTTGATCCACGCATTCTCATCCTGGATGAGGCGACCAGCAGCATCGATACTCGAACCGAAGCCTTGGTTCAGGCTGCCCTTAGCCGCTTGCTAGCTGGTCGGACCAGCTTCGTAATTGCCCATCGCTTGAGCACCGTTACTCAGGCTGACCAGGTACTGGTGATTCAACAGGGCCAGATTGTCGAGCGAGGAACTCACGCCGAGTTAATTGTCCAGCAGGGCATCTACGCTAACCTCTACGCCTTGCAACTTAACGCAGGCCCTGTGGCCGTTGCTGAGCCGAACCCGAGTAGGGGGTAA